Below is a genomic region from Phacochoerus africanus isolate WHEZ1 chromosome X, ROS_Pafr_v1, whole genome shotgun sequence.
GGAACTGGGGCCTGGGGATGTGGCCGGGTCCCCAGGGAGAAGGACACGGCACCACCGAGGCAAGTAGACACTGCAGTGGCCCCAGCCCTTCCCAAAGGGACCTCGGGCCACGCACTGGGTGACACAACGCTGGGAAACTGGACAACCAGAGCGCAGGGGGCTGCCGGGCACAGGGTCCAAGTGACACTGCGGTGGGAGCGCCCAAAGCCCCGTCTCGGCTTCAGGAGGCCGCCCCTGCGCTGCAGCTTCTGAGCAGAGGGGCCGCAGGGCCCAGGTAGGACAGGCCACTCCCGGGGCCGCGACAGCTGGTATCGAGCCCAGAGCGCCTGCAATCAATATCTGCCAGAAGGAGGAGCAGGGCTTCCCGCCATGATTTCTGAGGCATCTTCCAGAACCTGGGATGGCATTTAACTTACGTGAAAAGTCCCAGGCAGGACGGTGACACTGCGTGAGCTCCAGGGACTAAAGGAAAGAGGCACAGCAAAAGCAGGGGACATACACCCCAGCTGGGGACGCCTGGCCTCGCGGTGTCCCTGAGGAGCGTCCTCTGCTCCTGACCCTTCACAGCCTCTCTTCCTGAGCGTCGCAGCGCCACGGGGACCCGCAGCCCCTCGAGGGGCGGCTCGACCGCCCCAAGCGAGCGCAGTGGCCCGCTCCCCGGAGCCCCGCCCAGACGAGGcggggggctgggagggcagcgCGCACTCCAGAGCCCTCTTCCCGCCCCTGCGTCTCACAAACACACAAGCCGCCCCGGGTGCCCGCCACAGCCCGACGCGGGGAGGCCCCTGCagccgagcagggccaggggcccGGTTGGAGCTTCTCTGCTCAGAGACTGAGGGCGGTCAAGGGCCCCGAGATCCAAGAGCACCCCCGAGGCCCAAgagcgccccccgccccaggttaGAGGTGACATAATGGCCAGGGACAGGAATGCAAGCAGGGCAGCGCCAGAAGCGCCCGGAAACTCCCTGGACCACGTGCCCTGTGCAGGCACCAGCCCACGCCGCAGCTTCTTGCAGAGGCCGCAGAGGGTCGCTGAGGCCAAATGAGAAATTCCTACGGTTCTGGGGCTGGAGCACTGGATCCCGGCCATGCGGTGAGGGCCAGGGCCGGCGGGAGCTGCCCAGGGCACAGGGAGGAAGGCGGGGCCGGGCAGCGGGTGTCTTGGCAGGCGAGCAGGGAGAGCTGCGGCAGAGGACACAAGGCTGCGCGGCCGCCCGGGGTCGGTCCTGCGGAGGGAGTCAACGCGCAACGCAAGCCGGGCGGCGCCCCAGTCACTTGCACAGACCAGAAGGGGCCCTTCCTCAAGGCCCCAGAGCTGGACCCAAGGCCACCTCCTCCTCGGGGGCCGCAACCCCACGTCGCGGGTTGGGAGTGGCCCAGGGGCCCGCAGCGGGTGGGACACTCCCCGACCTCTGGGGCGCTTCCAATTCAGAGCGTCTAGGCGAACCCTGCGTCCAAAGCGGCCTGCAAAGAGAGGAGGAAACCGGCCCGCGAGGGGCAGGAGGAAGCGGCTGGAACACAAGGCCCCAGGCCGCATTCCCACCCAGACCCCAGGAAGAGCTCCCACGACTCGGCACAAAGACGACAAGCAGCTCAGTAGAACGACGGGCCAAAGGCCTCTCCCAGAGGAAAGCGGCCCTGGCAAGGACTCCCGGGCAACCGGGGAATGGGGTCAAGCCGATCCCAGCCCGGGGGGCCCCAGAACACGCGGCAGCTGCGCACTGggaccctctctgggcctcaaagATGCCACCCCAGGCTCTCTGCAAAGGAGGAGAGCAGGGCGGGCGCCAGGCGCAGAGAAGAGCGGCCCGGGGAGGAATCcctggagcaggagggaggggcaggacgATGGCCAGGGCCAAACTGGGTGGGCTGGCAGAGCCAGGGAGGGGAGCACCCAGGCGTGGACATGGCCAGTTCCCAGGGGGCAGCTGGAGCCGGGGGCTGGATGGATCCCAGTCGCTGGGGACTAGAAGGGGCCCAAAGGCAAGTGCTTAGAAGGGCGGCGGGCACTGGGAGTTCTGCTGGTGACCCAGGCACGGGGCCGGAAAGGGGAGCTGACTCTGAGCAGGTGCCCTGGGCTCCAACGACAGGATTCGGGGCGACACCAGGGCCCACCGCCCGGGGACCCTCCCTGGTGATGTGACGTCACTCCCAGGAGACTCTGGGCTGCCTGGCCACAGCTGGTCACCCTTCCGAGGGCGACAAGCCCGGGAGGGGCCGCCGGCAGGAGGGAGCTGGATATCGGGTGAGCCTTAGGGCCCCCGCAGCCCTGAGGCTGAAAATCCACAAAGACACCCTCTGTCCCTCACCTCATGGCCAGCAGTCCTGTGTCCTCGGGCTTCTGGAAGGAGAGAGGACGCGCAGCCCCCTGGGAGAGAGAGCAGGCCTCTGCCGAGGCCACATTTCCAGAGCAACCACCGGGCACCGGGCTTACAGAGCCGAGGAGACTCTGTCCTTGCCTTCAAGGGACTCCGCGCCCCTGCAGGGGCCACGGTCTCCGGGACAGCAGCCACCCGCCCGGGAGGAAGAGCCCTGGGGAGGACGAGCCCTGGGGAGGACGGGGCGGGCAGGTACAGAGTGCCACCAGGACTCACAGACACGAGGGCCTGACACTCGGGCCAGGCGGAGCAGGGGATGCCGCAGCTATGCCTGGAAGGAGGACAGGAGTTTGTCAGGACAAGAGGGGCCACTGTCTCCGGGCCGGCACACCACATGTGTCACAGCGTCGAGTCCCAGGAGAGCACGTGCGGGGCCACAAGGAGGGAGAGCTGGGGCCACTGGAAGGCCCTCTGGGCCCAGAGGCGTTGGGGCGTAAACAGGCTGGGCCAGGTTGTCAGCCCAGGGGTGACAGATGTGCACTGGGACACGGAATCCGTGGCGAGTGGGCACACACTGGAATAGGAGACAGCAGGCGTCCAGGCCTCTGGGGAGGCTCAGGTGATGGCACCTgccccccacgcccccacccGTGGGCCATGAGGCCTGATCTCAGGAAGGAGCAGCATTTCTTCTGAGCAGACACTTGGGAGGCAGGGACACAGGACTTGGTCATCCGGGAAgtgggaggcggggggcggggggagggcaaGGAGGCAGGGCGACAGTAAGGGACACAaggagcagagccaggagggTGGCATGAAGCCAGCCCCACCTGGGAGAGGACAGGAAAAGACTTCTGAGCGGAAGTTGGCTTTGTCTGGAACAGGTCAGGTGCCAGAGGCAGCCAGACACCCGGCGGGGATCCTTCCTCTCACCTGCAGAAAACATCCCACAAAGACCGCCCCTAGGGACTCAGCCACCAGTCCCAGGGTGGCTTGGAGAAGGGGAGCGGGCCTGGGCGGTCGCCCCAAGGTGCAGGACTCGGCCCAGAGGCCCTGCCCGCTCCCCGCCTCCCGCCGCGGCCTGGCCTAGGTCAGGGGCTCAAAAGGGCACTGCCTGGCCTCCACCAAGGAGCTGGCTGAGCCCATCTGGCCTGGGCTCCCAGGGCCACACACAGAGCCATCCCTGTCAGCTTTGCCCCAGCTCCTCCCCGCTGCTCCggctccaccccagcccctccccgcggctccacccccgccccgccccgccccgcccctgcccctccccgcgGCTCCAGCTCCGCCCCAGCTCCTCCCCcctccgccccaccccgccctgctCCGCCCCAGCTCCGCCCAGCTACTCCCTGCTCCTCAGCACCCCCGCCCTGGTCCTTCCTCTGCGGCTCCTCCCAACTCGGCCTCCACTGCCACGAGCTCCTCCCACCCAGCTCGGCCAGAGGGACTTGTCCCAgcaactcccaggccatcccccaGCTCCTTCCCTCTCGCCTCAGCTCCTCCCCCCTCAGCTCCTCCCCACAGGGCACCCGAGACGCTCCCCCACCGGCTCCTCCTCTTCCACTCGTCCCCTCAGGGGACCCCAGAAGCCCCTCCCACCCCGGACTCTTCCCCCGCCCGGCACCACGCCCACTTCCTGTCCTCCTCGGGTCCCGCTCTGGACTCTGCTCTCGCGCCTTCGACCGGCCCGGTGGCCCCGCGCGCCTCAGACCCTGGGGGCTCCGACAATGCCTCCTAGCGGCCGGGGCCTGTGTGGGGAGGCGCGTTTGTTCTAAGCCCGTGTGACGTAACCGCGTACCTGCGGGCTGCGTCTGTACGTATGGACGTGCGTGCGTCCGCCCGGGCACGAAGGAGCGACTGCGTTTGCGCAGTGCCGCGCGCTGAAAGCACGCCCGCGGTGCCACCTGTCCGCGGTCCCGGGTCCCCGAGGCGGAGGACTGTCCTACCCGGTGGCCGAAGCCGGGCCCTCCCCGCGCGCCCACCACCCGCCGCGGCTGCGGACGGTACCTCTAGGCAGGGGTTTCCTGGGACTGGGAGCGCGCACGGGGCGGCCGAGGCCGCACTGTGCTGTTCCCTCCACCGCCACCATCCcacgctgtgtgtgtgtgtgtgtgtgtgtcccggTGACGCGGGGCTGCAGGTCCAGTCCTGCCCTCCCGCCTCCCGCCAGGCCCCCAGGCTGTGACCTCATCGCGGACTCCTGACCCCCGCCGTGCGGTGCTCAGCTGCTCCTCCCAGGCTCCCCCTCCCAGTGGCACTAGCCGCGATGCCATGGAGGGTGACTGGCTGGCTGTAGGACCCCCAGGTCCTTCCCACCTGACATGTGCGGGGAGGTGTCTCCAGCTGGACCTGGGGGTCCACTGGGCTGTGAGAACACGATCAGTCAGTCGTGCGGGACGGATTTGAGTGCTGCGGGCTGGGACTCATGGGGACCCTGACTCAGCCAGCAGGGCTGGAGAGCCCCACTGCCCTGCTGCAGAACCAGCCCTGAGTGAGCGCTTGTGGTCATGTGCGGTTCTCCTGAGGAGGGCCCTCCTGGGGCCCGGGGGTCTCCAGTCCCTGCTCTGGCTCCTCTGCCAGCACTGCTGTCTTGTAGCTGATGAGCTTTGCTCTCATCCCTCTGGTCCTCGTGCAGGTGAAGACACGGAGGCAAGAGGAAGAGGTTGCTCCGCGGGCCGCCGAGCAGGTGCCTTGTGCCTGGAGAGGTAGGGGGGCCCTCGGCACCCTTCTTCCCTTTAGGGCGACATCAGCTCTCTCCAGGGATGCCGCCCACACAGTTCAGGTGTCATGGGTGTGCTTTGGTGGCGGCACTGAGAAGAGGGTTGGCTGAGAAGCAGTGGCGGAAACTGGCACACCTGAGCTCGAGTCACATACCCCAGAGAGGAACCAGACGGGGCCAGGCCACAGGGGCCAGCCAGCCTCCCCCATGCCCGATCCAGACAGAGTGAATAGGGCGCCCCTTTGTCACCCACCAGGTTGGCGCAGGTGAAGCGGGCTGATGATGCTCAGGGCCAAGCAGCATGTGAGGAGCCCCTGCCTGTGGGCCGTGGGGTGCACACGGGAGCCTTTGTGGGGGTGTCGCTGGCGTGGGGAGGCATCTCGGGGTGTGCGCCGTGCGGCCGGGGCCTCACGCGGTCTTCAGTCCGTGTGTGTTGATGGCGGCGGAGAGTGGGACCCCTCGAGCAGGGGAAGAGGCTGTAACTTGAGAACGGGACCCCACGTAGGCGGTGACACTGTGACATGGAGGAAGACGCCTGAGGTGCTGGAGTGGAGACACCACTCGGCACCCCGTGGCGACCTCTGCGTTCATTTGCCTGGACAGTCGTGTCAGAGTCCCCCCCACGGGGTGGCTTAAACTGCAGATCCGTGTGTTAGCtcaggtcctggaggctggaagcccgaGGTCAAGGCTCTTGTGAGGGCGGCTGTGAGCGGGAATCTGTCTCAGCCCTCCCGTCGCTGCCGGGCCTTTGCTGGCACTCCTCGGCCTCCCCTGGCTGGTACAGCTCTGCCTCCGTCTTCGCACGGAGTCCCCGTGTGCCTCTGTCTCTGCATGTCCCCATTCTAGGAGGCCTCGGTCCTGTTAGATGAGGGCCCCTCCTAATGCGCACATGGGAACATGATGAGCCCTGTAAAGACCTGTCCTTTCCATGGAAGGTCCTGCCGCGAGGTACTTGGGCTTGATTGGTCCGCCCGTGGATTTGGGGGAAGCCTCGGAACCCGTAACCGCCTGCCAAGGCCCTGAGGGAGGGGGACAGGTGGAATGGTCCGGGGATGGAGGGAAGGCCTTCATGGCCGTGGGGGGgcgaagaaagagaagagggggcAGGAGCCAGGCGCGGTGGGGCCCGGTGGGTGCTGGTGAGAAGGGTGGATCAGCTCTGCTTGGGGAAGGAAACCCCTGGAAGGAAGTGGGCCAGGTGCCTTGGGCGCCTCGTCCCCCGACCTCACGGCCACGTGGGAACTGAGGCTCCTCTTTGTGGTGCGGCGACGTGGCTGAGGCTCAGGCCGTGGCCCTGCTCCTCCTGCCGCCAGCTGTGCCTCagcgaggagggggaggggcccctCCAGGGACGAGCAGAGCAGACGGGGCCCAGGGTGCCTGCAGTCGGGCCCCCGGGAGTCACGGGCTGCCTCTTTGTTCCTGGGCGCCTGGTCCTCAGCTGTAGAGTGGGGGGTGACAGTAACCGAACCGCCTGGGTTCTCTGATGATTGGATTCTGCCGTCCCTGGATGGGGTCCGCCCCAGGGCCGGGGCGTGGAGCGGGACCGAGGGCACCAGGGCCTGTGCTGGTCTCCTGTGTCCTGTCTCTGGGCTCCGGTTGGGGGCAGGGCATCTGCTGACAGCGGAGGGCAGAGGTGCaggaagggtgggaggagggtggctCCCAAAGGTCTGGGGAGGAGACTGCTGGCGGGCCGCCTGAGACCCGTGGGGCTGCCGCCGGGGCCTGGCTGAGGTTGGATACCAAGGGCTTGCCTGCCCTCCGCAGCCCTGGAGCAGGGCGGGGAAGATGGGGCATCTGTGATGCTTtgggcggggcaggggcaggggcggggccgggggcggagcCAAGCCCGGACTgtccagctctgtgccaggaggggGCTGGAGCCTGGCCGCTCTGCTGTGGAGCCATGGGGCCCTCGGTCCTCTGTGCTCCCCCCGGAGCCCAGGGGCCTCTGTTGTAGAACTGACCACATGCCTTTCCCTCGCTGTCCCCACCCTCCTTCGTGCGCTCCCCACGGACTCCATCGGacgggcgccccccccccccccagtgccaGGCCCTGTCTGCTGAGCGCGTGGACGCAGGAGGAAGGAGCCGGCGCTCTCtggtccccctccccccgggtCAGTGGGCTCTCGGGGCGCGTTGGGGTGCGGTCAGGGCCATGGGCCGGGGCGGCAGGCCCGCTGACCCCTGTGCTTCTGTGTTTCCGCAGCCGCGCGAGGCCCGGGGAGCTGTGCGGACATGAAGTTCGGCTGCCTGTCCTTCCGGCAGCCGTATGCGGGTTTCGTCTTAAACGGGGTCAAGACCCTGGAGACGCGCTGGCGGCCCCTGCTCAGCAGCCAGCGGCACCGCACGCTGGCCGTGCACATCGCGCACAGGGACTGGGAAGATGCTGCCTGGCGGGAGCTGCTGGGGGAGCGGCTGGGGATGAGCGCCGCCCAGATCCAGGCCCTGCTGCAGGCCGGGGAGAAGTTCGGCCGCGGGGTGATAGCGGGCAAGTGGCCCCGGGGAGCCCTGCTCAGGCACCTGCGCGGGCCGCCCCTCAGGCTGGCTGGCACCCCGGCTTCTGTGCCTGTTTGCTTGGGAACCGCTTGATGTGGGGGCTGAGCTTCCTCGACGCAGCGCCGCTTCAGAGGGGCAgcgaggccctgggctggggtcgGGCCGAGGTTGCCGTTTGTGATCTGAGAGGCAGAGGCGGGCCAGGCCTGCATGTGGCCGTCCCCTCTCTGCGTGCACGTGGGTCTGTGTGTGCCCATGGCCCAGACCACGAGAGGCAACACGGTGCCCAGAGGCAGTCAGGTGGTCTCTGACCAGCCCTGGGGGCTTCCTGAACGAGTCCCCAACCCCTCCCTGGTGGAGGTCCCCGTTGGCACCTGTCACCTGGTGAGTTGCTTGGGGACCTGATCACGCATCGGTTCCCCGCACTGGCCGGGGCCCTTCTCGTCTGTGCCCGCTGCCTTCAGCGGTCGGGCCGGGACCTGCCCTGCCGGGGACCCGGGTGGGGTCGTTGAGGCCCAGGCCTCCCCTTTTCATTTGTCTCCCCCCTCGGCCTTGCCCCGAGCTCCCTGAGCAGAGGTTGGCGCATCCCAAATGCTCAGCCAGAGGGACCCGACCCCCTGCTTCACCTCTAGCGGTTGTGACGCTGAAGAGCCCTGCTctcttcgggggggggggggggggggcttggttTAGGGGAGGGAGACAGCCGTGCGCTTCTCTCTCTGTGCGCAGGGCTCGTGGACGTCGGGGACACCGTGCTGTGCCCAGAAGACCTGAGTGCCGATGAGCTCGTGGAGCTGGAGAACCAAGCGGTCCTGACCGGCCTGCAGCACAAGTACCTGACGGCGCTCGCGAACCCCCGGTGGCTGCTGGAGCCCGTCCCCAGGAGAGGCGGGAGGGACGTCTTCCAGGTCGACATCCCCGAGCACCTGATCCCCTTTGGGCAGGAAGCCTGACCAGCGTGGGCTCTCGAGGGAAGGTGACCGAGAGACCGGCTGAACCGTGACGCTGTCAACTCGCCGTCGCGCCCAGACGTGCCCATCTGGTTCTGTCTGGATTGGCGCCGCCCACTCTGTGCTGTTGGCGGACACAGATGTGACACTCGGGTGCCAGgatcggggggcggggggggctcccTGTGCGCTGCCACTCGGGGCTCGGTGACAGCATCTCGAGGACTTGGACCTTTAGGCAAAGGGGCAgctgccctggccttgcttgggtcCTGCTGATCTAGACGTGATAGGGAGAGGGGTTTGGAGAGAACCGGGGGGTGTTTGCCCCCTTTGCTCCGGTGAAGACTCCTAGGATGTTTGAACAGCGTCGGGGCCGGTGGGGAAGGCTGGCAGCGGGCACTGAAGGCTTGCCTGGGAGTGACCGGCCGGCGACGGCCTGGTTCCCGGGGAAGGGGACGGCCGACTCAGAAACGGGGCGCTGTCTGTCCGCGCAGGGGCTGCCTCTTGTCCCGTTGAAAAGCATCCCCAGGCTCAGGAAGCGCACGCGTGAGCCGTGCTGCTTCACGTCCAAAGAAAGGCCCCTAAATCCAGCCCTGCTGGCAAGGTGAGAAGTGCTGCCGTTCCCTTGCTGGACACCttttactgatgggtgggctTTGGGCTCATGTGTTAGCGGGGTTTCTAGTGCCTGTTGCCTGTGCGGGTGACGGGCTTTCCGCCAGGTGTTGGCCGGAGCGGCCTGTCCCCGGTGAGCCAGGCTGCCCTGCTCACCCGTCCCTtggcggggggtggcgggggggtggcCCTGGCTTCCGGGGTCTTCTTTGGGAGGCCCTGGACGGTGAGCAGAGGACGCTCAGCTGCTGATCAGAAACTTCTGGCATCCCAAGGGGGCCCGTGAGGAAGACCTTTCGGCTGCAGCACGCACGAGGGGTGGGACATGCTGCCCACGGTCAGGAGCCGGGCCGCTCTGTCTCCTGACCGGCAGGCAAGGCCCGGGGACCAGACCTTCCGGGGCTGGCCCAGTGCCCCAGCCACATCCTTGGCCGCGTGTGCGACATGCTGCCGCTTCAAGTGCAAGCGGACGACGGGACCGAAGCCGACTCGGGCCGGGGTTTGCAGCCTCGCGGGGCTTCCGTGGGGACGTGTGGCGAAcagaaggtgagagagagagagagcacagacTCGCGGTTCTCATTCCGTGGTTTATTTCCTCCCGTGGGGTTTTGCTCGTCTTTATTGAGGCCCAGGCTGGGTTTCTGGTTCGGGGTGGTGCTTTTTGTCTGTGACCAGGGCCCGCGCGCTCAGGGACTTGGGTTGTCCTTGAACGGCTCGCAGAGGGCACTCTTGTGATCTGAGGAGCCCTCCTGCCCCTCGTCCCCTTCGGGGGCCTCGTTTGGGGCCGTGACTGGAAGGGCCACCAGGAGGATGGAGGAGCAGATGGTGTACAGAGACAGCACCGAGCCGTACGCTGGGCAAACCGGGAGGCTGGTGGGCACGTCCCCTGCACTGTCACTTCCGGCGGTAGCCGGGGGCCCACACATGACATTCCTGGACGTGCCCTCCCCACTGGGGCCACCTTGCTCACGGAGGGGCTGGTGTGCCCCGGCCTGCCCGGCTACACTGCTCCTGGACCAGAGGCCAGAGAACGTGAAAACCCGGGTGGCACCGGGCCCCTGAGCACTGGGAGCTTCCTTCGGGGCCTTGGAGCTGGCGGCCTCCTTGGTGGGATCCTGGAGACGGAGCCGCGGGGAGCGTCTCGTGGGCAGgagctgcttctttctctttgggcCCGGCCCGCTGGCTCCCCGCGGAACCCGCGCTCCCTGGATGTTCTCGACCAGCAGAGGCTTGTCTCTCTGAAAGTTGGAGTTGCGGTAGATCTGAAACGAGAGGGGTCAGGTTAGCCGTTCCGGGAGAAAAGAGGCGCCCTCCCCCGAGGGCCCGCAGGAGCCGGGGGTCAGAGGCCTCCGCCTCGCCTGGCACGAGCTCACGCCGCCTGGGCCCAGGTGTTCGCCTAGCTGCCTGCCACCAAGTGACCCCCCCGGATCTGTGCCGCCCCCCCCCGCAGGTTTTCTCTAAGCGGGTGGGTTTAAGGGCACAGGCTCCCTCTTGGCCCCTTTAGCCCCGTCTCCGGTGAAGAAGGCGCCCCTCGGAAAGGGGAGCCTCTGGGCCCGTCCGGCGTCTGGTCTGCCCGGAAGAGGCTGGTGCAGCCGCGAGCGTAGGGCGCAGAGGGCCACTACGCTACCATCATCCGCTCCTTGCCCGGAGAGCCCGCCGAAGGGCCGGCCGGGCGTAGTTTGCTGAATCCGTGGAGGTTCAGCTGCCGGATGAAGCCCTTCAAGCTGTCTGCCTCCAAGATGCTCTCCGCGCCTCTGCGGTGGAGAACCTCCCTCTGGAAGAGCTCCTGGTCGATGACCATCGCGTCGCCCGCGTCGTTCCAGCGCACAGACGGGAAGGCCTCGTCCTCCGCCACCATCCAGAGCTTTCTGGGGAAGGAGAGCCCGAGCCCGCGGCTGTTCGCCGAGCCGACGGCGCCTCGGCTGGGGCCCGGGGCGGGCGGGTTGTCTCgggggcctggctctgggctctCGGCTCCGTCTCCGCGCTTCTCCGGGGCCTCCCTCGAGTCCCCCCCAGGATCCGGGGAGGGGCCTGGTGCCGGCTCCCCCTCAGCCGACGGGGCCCGCGTGGCTGGGC
It encodes:
- the LOC125118144 gene encoding heat shock transcription factor, X-linked member 3-like, producing MASPSSHEAGPATRAPSAEGEPAPGPSPDPGGDSREAPEKRGDGAESPEPGPRDNPPAPGPSRGAVGSANSRGLGLSFPRKLWMVAEDEAFPSVRWNDAGDAMVIDQELFQREVLHRRGAESILEADSLKGFIRQLNLHGFSKLRPAGPSAGSPGKERMMIYRNSNFQRDKPLLVENIQGARVPRGASGPGPKRKKQLLPTRRSPRLRLQDPTKEAASSKAPKEAPSAQGPGATRVFTFSGLWSRSSVAGQAGAHQPLREQGGPSGEGTSRNVMCGPPATAGSDSAGDVPTSLPVCPAYGSVLSLYTICSSILLVALPVTAPNEAPEGDEGQEGSSDHKSALCEPFKDNPSP
- the LOC125118318 gene encoding protein EOLA1-like isoform X4; translation: MKFGCLSFRQPYAGFVLNGVKTLETRWRPLLSSQRHRTLAVHIAHRDWEDAAWRELLGERLGMSAAQIQALLQAGEKFGRGVIAGLVDVGDTVLCPEDLSADELVELENQAVLTGLQHKYLTALANPRWLLEPVPRRGGRDVFQVDIPEHLIPFGQEA
- the LOC125118318 gene encoding protein EOLA1-like isoform X1; its protein translation is MDVRASARARRSDCVCAVPRAESTPAVPPVRGPGSPRRRTVLPGGRSRALPARPPPAAAADGEDTEARGRGCSAGRRAAARGPGSCADMKFGCLSFRQPYAGFVLNGVKTLETRWRPLLSSQRHRTLAVHIAHRDWEDAAWRELLGERLGMSAAQIQALLQAGEKFGRGVIAGLVDVGDTVLCPEDLSADELVELENQAVLTGLQHKYLTALANPRWLLEPVPRRGGRDVFQVDIPEHLIPFGQEA
- the LOC125118318 gene encoding protein EOLA1-like isoform X3, which encodes MSFALIPLVLVQVKTRRQEEEVAPRAAEQVPCAWRAARGPGSCADMKFGCLSFRQPYAGFVLNGVKTLETRWRPLLSSQRHRTLAVHIAHRDWEDAAWRELLGERLGMSAAQIQALLQAGEKFGRGVIAGLVDVGDTVLCPEDLSADELVELENQAVLTGLQHKYLTALANPRWLLEPVPRRGGRDVFQVDIPEHLIPFGQEA
- the LOC125118318 gene encoding protein EOLA1-like isoform X2; protein product: MSFALIPLVLVQVKTRRQEEEVAPRAAEQCQALSAERVDAGGRSRRSLVPLPPAARGPGSCADMKFGCLSFRQPYAGFVLNGVKTLETRWRPLLSSQRHRTLAVHIAHRDWEDAAWRELLGERLGMSAAQIQALLQAGEKFGRGVIAGLVDVGDTVLCPEDLSADELVELENQAVLTGLQHKYLTALANPRWLLEPVPRRGGRDVFQVDIPEHLIPFGQEA